The Diaphorobacter ruginosibacter genome contains a region encoding:
- a CDS encoding ABC transporter ATP-binding protein: MIEIDNVVAGYTPEVDILKGISLKVERTEIVTLLGPNGCGKSTLLKTIAGQLLPRSGHVKVNDQDRTQMPIFRKIRQCSLGFVPQTENIFSNLTVRENLQVGGHYMSTPDCNRRMEELHALYPVLGRKFNAAASSLSGGERQILALARALMPSPEVLLLDEPSAGLSPKVLQEVFDAIVQVRDKEKVTILMVEQNAMEAMRMSDRAYILSMGTVALTGTTQQLMHDPQVRELYLGGRKA; encoded by the coding sequence ATGATCGAAATCGACAATGTCGTCGCCGGCTACACCCCCGAGGTGGACATTCTCAAGGGTATCTCGCTGAAGGTCGAACGCACCGAGATCGTGACGCTGCTCGGGCCCAACGGATGCGGAAAGAGCACGCTGCTCAAGACCATTGCAGGACAGCTGCTGCCGCGCAGCGGACATGTGAAGGTCAATGACCAGGACCGCACGCAGATGCCGATCTTCCGCAAGATCAGGCAATGCAGCCTCGGCTTCGTGCCCCAGACAGAGAACATCTTCAGCAACCTGACCGTGCGCGAAAACCTCCAGGTGGGCGGGCACTACATGAGTACGCCGGATTGCAACCGCCGCATGGAAGAACTCCACGCGCTCTATCCCGTGCTGGGCCGCAAGTTCAATGCGGCAGCCTCTTCGCTGTCAGGCGGAGAGCGGCAGATCCTCGCGCTTGCGCGGGCCCTCATGCCCAGCCCCGAGGTGCTGCTGCTCGACGAGCCCTCCGCGGGTCTGTCGCCCAAGGTGCTGCAGGAAGTTTTCGACGCCATCGTGCAAGTGCGCGACAAGGAGAAGGTCACCATCCTGATGGTCGAACAGAACGCGATGGAGGCCATGCGCATGTCCGATCGCGCATACATCCTGTCGATGGGCACCGTGGCCCTCACGGGCACCACGCAGCAGCTGATGCACGATCCACAGGTACGCGAACTCTATCTCGGCGGCCGCAAGGCCTGA
- a CDS encoding RidA family protein, whose protein sequence is MTIKRLHTNTRMSQAVIANGFVFLAGQVATDTAKDVAGQTREILDKIDALLAESGTDKTKIVQATIWLADHTTFEQMNSVWDAWVPAGHAPARACVESALARPAFTVEIGVVAVA, encoded by the coding sequence ATGACCATCAAACGCCTTCACACCAACACCCGCATGAGCCAGGCCGTCATCGCCAACGGCTTCGTGTTCCTCGCCGGCCAGGTTGCCACCGACACCGCCAAGGACGTCGCCGGCCAGACCCGGGAAATCCTCGACAAGATCGATGCACTGCTCGCCGAGTCCGGAACGGACAAGACCAAGATCGTGCAGGCCACGATCTGGCTGGCCGATCACACGACGTTCGAGCAGATGAATTCCGTGTGGGATGCATGGGTTCCAGCAGGCCACGCACCGGCGCGTGCCTGCGTGGAGTCGGCATTGGCGCGTCCTGCGTTCACCGTGGAAATCGGCGTGGTGGCGGTCGCCTGA
- a CDS encoding branched-chain amino acid ABC transporter permease — MLQFLVDTLLRASDLALVALGLSMLYGLVKFPNVAHVQYAMFGAYVCYGLHAAGTPLVLAIALATAATGLFTLVLQVLVFQRLLRGGPAIAMIGSLAVSMLLIAVMQGVAGSFPRMFELPRTEPLVLGDVRLARAQIYSVATTIVLLGLFMFLLFHTRMGRAMRALASNSMLANASGLNAAFITRLVSFMAGGLAGLGGSMLALSTGAHINLGNDLLLPVFAAAILGGLGNPLGAVVGAMLIALTETAVTNMNFGPVFGQELMFLPVAYISAASFLILLLALLFRPYGLFDREVRRV; from the coding sequence ATGCTGCAATTCCTGGTTGACACTCTGCTCAGGGCCTCCGATCTGGCGCTCGTCGCGTTGGGCCTGAGCATGCTCTACGGCCTCGTGAAATTCCCCAACGTCGCACACGTGCAGTACGCCATGTTTGGCGCCTATGTCTGCTACGGCCTGCATGCAGCAGGCACTCCGCTGGTCCTTGCGATCGCCCTTGCCACGGCCGCCACCGGACTGTTCACACTGGTGCTGCAGGTGCTGGTGTTCCAGCGGCTGCTGCGCGGCGGTCCCGCCATCGCGATGATCGGCTCGCTGGCGGTTTCGATGCTGCTCATTGCCGTCATGCAGGGCGTTGCCGGCTCGTTTCCGCGCATGTTCGAGCTTCCCCGCACCGAGCCCCTCGTTCTGGGCGATGTGCGACTGGCGCGCGCGCAGATCTACTCGGTCGCCACAACCATCGTGCTGCTGGGACTGTTCATGTTCTTGCTGTTCCATACCCGCATGGGCCGTGCCATGCGCGCACTTGCCTCCAACAGCATGCTCGCCAACGCATCGGGGCTGAATGCCGCGTTCATCACGCGCCTCGTGAGCTTCATGGCCGGAGGCCTCGCGGGACTGGGCGGCAGCATGCTGGCACTCTCGACAGGCGCGCACATCAACCTCGGCAACGACCTGCTGCTGCCGGTCTTCGCAGCCGCGATTCTGGGTGGCCTCGGCAACCCGCTGGGTGCCGTCGTGGGCGCCATGCTGATTGCCCTGACGGAAACGGCCGTCACCAACATGAATTTTGGACCGGTGTTCGGCCAGGAACTGATGTTCCTGCCGGTCGCCTACATCAGCGCCGCCTCGTTCCTGATACTGCTGCTGGCCCTGCTGTTCAGGCCCTATGGTTTGTTCGACCGCGAGGTGCGCCGTGTTTGA
- a CDS encoding GntR family transcriptional regulator — protein MATKKKPKAEHVPQTRDESSVERLYVELRERAMRYDFRPGARINEQALGREFGISRPPLREALNRLVAEGFLDFVMNKGFFRKAISVEELFNLYQVRIALERRAVYLAVTHASDAEIESLADYWKEVMDNSANMSSAEHLLTDEEFHRRLTALSHNRELCQFLEQVTRRIHVARHIDLEQSDWNARAFDAHARLVELIRARKTAEALEALSEHIDLSLKRAVQITKEMVAKFFLQDQGWEASQPPTPSTAPALKMKPPSLARTE, from the coding sequence ATGGCAACCAAGAAGAAACCCAAAGCAGAACACGTACCGCAGACGCGGGATGAAAGCAGCGTGGAGCGGCTGTATGTGGAGTTGCGCGAGCGAGCGATGCGTTACGACTTTCGCCCCGGCGCGCGCATCAACGAACAGGCGCTGGGCCGCGAGTTCGGCATCAGCCGTCCGCCGCTGCGCGAGGCATTGAATCGCCTCGTGGCGGAAGGCTTCCTGGACTTCGTGATGAACAAGGGCTTCTTCCGCAAGGCCATCAGCGTGGAGGAACTGTTCAACCTCTACCAGGTGCGCATCGCGCTCGAGCGGCGCGCCGTCTATCTGGCGGTCACCCATGCCAGTGACGCCGAGATCGAGTCGCTGGCGGACTACTGGAAAGAGGTGATGGACAACAGCGCGAACATGTCCAGCGCCGAACATCTGCTCACCGACGAGGAGTTCCACCGCCGCCTCACCGCGCTGTCGCACAACCGCGAACTGTGCCAATTCCTCGAACAGGTCACACGGCGGATCCACGTGGCGCGCCACATCGATCTGGAGCAGTCCGACTGGAATGCGCGCGCATTCGACGCGCACGCCCGGCTTGTCGAGCTGATCCGCGCACGCAAGACGGCCGAGGCGCTGGAAGCCCTGTCCGAGCACATCGACCTGAGCCTGAAGCGGGCCGTGCAGATCACCAAGGAGATGGTGGCCAAGTTCTTCCTGCAGGACCAGGGCTGGGAGGCCTCTCAGCCCCCTACCCCAAGCACCGCACCCGCCCTGAAGATGAAGCCACCATCGCTCGCCAGGACGGAATGA
- the bla gene encoding class A beta-lactamase — protein MNDMNMQRRQWLSLGLLGAAGVSLTGCGTVKQFTGLGDGDAKAKGHSFEQRLAELEARSGGRLGLSVQILGSERTLSRREDEAFPMCSTFKLLLAARILHLSQLGEFPLEQALLYEKRDLVPYSPVTEKFADAQGMTVRELCEAAVVASDNTAANLLLNLQGGPAGLTRWLRMSGDMKTRLDRIEPDLNTAIIGDPRDTTTPRAMARTTLSLLTDAKGELAPESQKQLQDWLLASRTGDKRLRAGMPGEWTVGGKTGSGDNGTANEVSVVWAGKDAAPMLVSAFLTGAMKVDSDGRDAVLADVGRVVADWYRSGKAS, from the coding sequence ATGAACGACATGAACATGCAGCGGCGCCAGTGGCTGTCGCTGGGCCTGCTGGGCGCCGCAGGTGTTTCGCTGACCGGTTGCGGTACGGTGAAGCAGTTCACGGGCCTCGGGGATGGCGACGCGAAGGCGAAGGGCCACTCCTTCGAGCAGCGGCTTGCCGAACTGGAGGCGCGAAGCGGTGGCCGCCTCGGCCTGTCGGTGCAGATACTGGGCAGCGAGCGCACGTTGAGCCGTCGCGAGGACGAGGCTTTTCCCATGTGCAGCACGTTCAAGCTGCTGCTGGCGGCCCGCATCCTGCACCTGTCCCAGTTGGGCGAGTTTCCGCTGGAACAGGCGCTGCTCTACGAGAAGCGCGACCTGGTGCCCTATTCACCCGTCACCGAAAAATTCGCGGACGCCCAGGGCATGACGGTGCGCGAACTCTGCGAAGCCGCCGTGGTGGCAAGCGACAACACCGCTGCCAACCTGCTGCTCAACCTCCAGGGCGGTCCGGCGGGCCTGACCCGCTGGCTGCGCATGAGCGGCGATATGAAGACGCGGCTCGATCGCATCGAACCCGACCTGAACACCGCGATCATCGGCGATCCGCGCGACACCACCACGCCGCGTGCCATGGCACGCACCACGCTTTCGCTGCTGACGGATGCCAAGGGTGAGTTGGCACCCGAAAGCCAAAAGCAGCTCCAGGACTGGCTGCTTGCCAGCCGTACCGGCGACAAACGCCTGCGTGCAGGCATGCCCGGAGAATGGACGGTGGGAGGCAAGACCGGCTCCGGCGATAACGGCACGGCCAATGAGGTCAGTGTGGTCTGGGCGGGGAAGGATGCGGCGCCGATGCTGGTGAGCGCATTCCTGACCGGAGCGATGAAGGTCGACTCCGACGGCCGCGATGCCGTGCTGGCGGATGTGGGCCGCGTGGTGGCCGACTGGTACCGGAGCGGCAAGGCTTCCTAG
- a CDS encoding ABC transporter substrate-binding protein — MKNTFFSSSRRLHLVAAASLLALGAAGNGHAQDAVNIGAVLSLTGANATVGEDVRRGVLLGVDHVNAKGGVLGKKLNLIIEDSGGNPTTALSAARKLATVDKVPVVMGEYSSGITLPMAQYLVKEGVTHINIASSSTKVRDIGATSFSLVGLENFGNAFSAKDTWSLGLRKVALIAPNNAYGQGVAHGFRQEFEKLGGKIVTEVLYTAGQSTYRRELQQMARSNPDGYVYTAYGQESAVINREAEELGLRKVPFYAILMSMSLSDTQPTIANGQIGMELGSLRGAAGKAYNDAFTAKYNGAPKTAYTGYGYDAVLMTAAAIEKSKSTQAAAIQAALREIGSAGFEGVTGNIRFDADRQRVDPPYDKLKFENGKLVPR; from the coding sequence ATGAAAAATACTTTCTTCTCATCGTCCCGCCGACTTCACCTCGTTGCCGCCGCATCCCTGCTCGCCCTCGGCGCAGCTGGTAACGGGCATGCACAGGACGCGGTCAACATCGGCGCCGTGCTGTCGCTTACAGGCGCCAATGCCACCGTGGGCGAGGATGTACGCCGCGGCGTGCTGCTGGGCGTGGACCACGTGAATGCCAAGGGGGGCGTGCTCGGCAAGAAGCTCAACCTCATCATCGAGGACTCGGGCGGCAACCCCACCACGGCGCTGTCCGCAGCGCGCAAGCTGGCCACCGTCGACAAGGTGCCCGTGGTGATGGGTGAGTACTCTTCCGGCATCACGCTGCCGATGGCGCAGTACCTGGTCAAGGAAGGTGTCACGCACATCAACATCGCCAGCAGCAGCACCAAGGTGCGCGATATCGGTGCGACATCGTTCAGCCTGGTCGGCCTCGAGAACTTCGGCAACGCCTTCTCGGCCAAGGACACCTGGTCCCTCGGGCTGCGCAAGGTGGCCCTGATCGCGCCCAACAACGCCTACGGACAAGGTGTCGCACACGGCTTTCGCCAGGAGTTCGAGAAGCTGGGCGGCAAGATCGTGACCGAGGTGCTGTACACCGCGGGCCAGTCCACCTACCGCCGCGAGCTGCAGCAGATGGCCCGCAGCAACCCCGACGGCTATGTCTACACGGCCTACGGGCAGGAGTCGGCGGTGATCAACCGCGAGGCGGAAGAGCTGGGGCTGCGCAAGGTGCCGTTCTACGCCATCCTGATGAGCATGAGCCTGTCGGACACCCAGCCCACCATTGCCAACGGCCAGATCGGCATGGAGCTCGGCTCCCTGCGCGGCGCCGCCGGCAAGGCCTACAACGATGCCTTCACCGCCAAGTACAACGGGGCGCCAAAGACCGCGTACACCGGCTACGGCTACGACGCCGTACTGATGACTGCCGCCGCCATCGAGAAGTCCAAGTCCACCCAGGCCGCCGCCATCCAGGCGGCATTGCGCGAGATCGGTAGCGCGGGCTTCGAAGGCGTCACCGGCAACATCCGTTTCGACGCCGACCGCCAGCGGGTCGATCCCCCGTACGACAAGCTCAAGTTCGAGAACGGCAAGCTCGTCCCGCGCTGA
- a CDS encoding indolepyruvate ferredoxin oxidoreductase family protein codes for MSDLSVTSQLRNVDLEDKYTADEGTAYLTGVQALVRLPMVQKRRDRAAGLNTAGYITGYRGSPLGTFDDQLVKARKHLEKHDITFIPGVNEDLAATAVWGTQQAEIGGDGKFDGVFSIWYGKGPGVDRSGDAFRHGNLAGSSRHGGVLVLMGDDHTCESSTTCHQSEYALMDAQIPILSPAGVPEVVPYGLLGWALSRYSGAWVGMKCIKDTADASGSVCIDDAQLRIAMPDWDGAPEDGLNIRLPDTPHAQEFRLVNYKLDAARAFARANRIDRVAFGSREGARTGIVTSGKSWLDLRQALADLGIDEARARQLGLAVYKVGMVWPLEPIGLREFALGLEQVIVIEEKRGLIEGQIKEILYGEADAPRVIGKRDEQGAKLLRTELALDASMIAQVVGSRLAAADPSLKEVVQQLAQRRPQVASVDVMSRSFYFCAGCPHNTSTRIPDGSRAYAGIGCSWMAQTMGRDTLGYTQMGAEGMAWVGEAPFSRRTHMFQNMGDGTYFHSGLLAVRAAVAAKTNITFKLLYNDAVAMTGGQRHDGPLDPIRMTHQVHAEGVVRIAVVTDEPGKYDGVTGWAPGVTVHHRDELDAVQRTLREIEGTTVLVYDQTCAAEKRRRRKRGTFPDPDKRVVINPEVCEGCGDCGVQSNCVAVVPLETELGRKRSIDQSACNKDFSCIKGFCPSFVTVSGGALRKGASSQGDSDAGLLLPEPVLPDLRQGVYSLVITGVGGTGVVTIGALLGMAAHLEGKGTGVLDMAGLAQKGGSVWTHMRFGTSNDAIAAVRVAPGGADAVVGCDLVVAASANTLAMTRKAATRVLLNSQEVMPGAFVQNPDLQFPANPLVQTVARAVGAENVQVIDAGSLALALCGDSIATNLFMLGAAWQRGMIPVSAEAIERAIELNGAAVKMNIAAFRWGRRHAVHPEDVVNHAFAGKPRGSGKAVSLAPQSLDALVDRRSQMLTEYQNAAYARRYRVLVDEVRAAEARILPGSDALARAVAQGFHKVMAYKDEYEVARLHASPAFAEQLKAQFEDGHRLTFHLAPPGMSRIDQRTGRPAKSEWGGWMMHGFRLLARLKGLRGTAFDVFGRTEERRHERALVDSYEAMIRQMVAGLRADQHALALQIAQAVMKVRGFGPVKEAHRVAYEKEVAMLLERLRHPLPGTQRAAA; via the coding sequence ATGAGTGATTTGAGTGTCACGAGCCAATTGCGCAACGTCGACCTGGAAGACAAGTACACGGCCGACGAGGGTACGGCTTACCTCACGGGCGTGCAGGCGCTGGTGCGCCTGCCCATGGTGCAGAAGCGCCGCGACCGCGCGGCCGGGCTGAACACGGCGGGCTACATCACCGGATACCGTGGATCGCCGCTGGGCACGTTCGACGACCAGCTGGTCAAGGCACGCAAGCACCTCGAGAAGCACGACATCACGTTCATTCCGGGCGTCAACGAGGATCTGGCTGCCACGGCAGTCTGGGGCACCCAGCAGGCCGAGATCGGAGGCGATGGCAAGTTTGACGGGGTCTTCTCGATCTGGTACGGCAAGGGGCCCGGGGTGGACCGTTCCGGCGATGCGTTTCGCCACGGGAACCTTGCGGGCAGCTCCAGGCACGGCGGTGTGCTGGTGCTGATGGGCGATGACCATACGTGCGAGTCATCGACCACGTGCCACCAGAGCGAATATGCGCTGATGGATGCACAGATCCCGATTCTCTCGCCCGCGGGTGTGCCCGAAGTCGTTCCGTACGGCCTGCTCGGCTGGGCCTTGTCACGCTACAGCGGGGCATGGGTCGGCATGAAGTGCATCAAGGACACGGCCGATGCCTCGGGCTCGGTATGCATCGATGATGCCCAGTTGCGCATCGCGATGCCTGACTGGGACGGCGCGCCGGAGGATGGCCTGAACATCCGCCTGCCCGATACGCCGCATGCGCAGGAGTTCCGGCTGGTCAACTACAAGCTCGATGCGGCGCGTGCTTTCGCGCGCGCCAACCGCATTGACCGCGTGGCATTCGGTAGCCGCGAGGGCGCTCGCACCGGCATTGTCACGTCGGGCAAGAGCTGGCTCGACCTGCGGCAGGCGCTGGCCGATCTGGGAATCGATGAAGCGCGCGCACGGCAGCTCGGGTTGGCCGTCTACAAGGTGGGCATGGTCTGGCCGCTGGAGCCCATCGGCCTGCGCGAATTCGCCCTGGGGCTTGAACAGGTGATCGTGATCGAGGAAAAGCGCGGGCTCATCGAAGGCCAGATCAAGGAGATTCTCTACGGCGAGGCCGACGCGCCGCGCGTGATTGGCAAGCGTGACGAGCAGGGCGCGAAGCTGCTGCGCACCGAGCTTGCGCTCGATGCATCGATGATTGCGCAGGTCGTGGGATCGCGTCTCGCGGCGGCGGATCCATCGCTCAAGGAGGTTGTGCAGCAACTGGCACAGCGCAGGCCGCAGGTCGCGTCGGTGGACGTGATGTCGCGCAGTTTCTATTTCTGCGCGGGCTGTCCGCACAACACCTCGACACGTATTCCCGACGGCAGCCGTGCCTACGCAGGCATCGGGTGCTCCTGGATGGCGCAGACCATGGGCCGCGATACGCTTGGCTACACGCAGATGGGCGCGGAGGGCATGGCGTGGGTGGGGGAGGCGCCATTCTCCCGGCGCACGCACATGTTCCAGAACATGGGTGACGGTACCTACTTCCACTCCGGCCTTCTGGCCGTGCGCGCGGCGGTTGCCGCGAAGACCAACATCACCTTCAAGCTGCTCTACAACGATGCTGTGGCCATGACCGGAGGGCAGCGCCACGACGGGCCGCTGGATCCCATCCGCATGACGCACCAGGTGCATGCCGAGGGCGTTGTGCGCATCGCCGTGGTGACCGACGAACCCGGCAAGTACGACGGCGTGACGGGCTGGGCTCCCGGCGTGACGGTGCACCACCGCGATGAATTGGATGCGGTGCAGCGCACGCTGCGCGAGATCGAGGGCACCACCGTGCTGGTCTATGACCAGACCTGTGCAGCGGAAAAGCGCCGTCGCCGCAAGCGCGGCACCTTCCCCGATCCCGACAAGCGCGTGGTCATCAATCCCGAAGTCTGCGAGGGCTGCGGCGACTGCGGCGTGCAGTCGAACTGCGTGGCGGTTGTGCCGCTCGAAACCGAACTCGGCCGCAAGCGTTCCATCGACCAGTCGGCATGCAACAAGGACTTCTCGTGCATCAAGGGCTTCTGCCCCAGCTTTGTGACGGTGAGCGGCGGTGCGCTGCGCAAGGGCGCTTCGTCGCAGGGTGATTCGGATGCCGGACTGCTCCTGCCCGAACCCGTGTTGCCGGATCTGCGCCAGGGCGTATACAGCCTGGTGATCACGGGCGTAGGCGGAACCGGTGTGGTGACCATTGGTGCGCTGCTTGGCATGGCGGCACATCTTGAGGGCAAGGGCACCGGCGTACTCGACATGGCGGGACTCGCGCAGAAGGGCGGTTCGGTGTGGACGCACATGCGCTTCGGCACCAGCAACGATGCGATCGCGGCTGTGCGCGTTGCCCCGGGCGGGGCCGATGCCGTGGTGGGCTGCGACCTCGTGGTGGCGGCCTCGGCGAACACGCTGGCCATGACGCGCAAGGCCGCCACGCGCGTGCTGCTCAACAGCCAGGAAGTGATGCCCGGGGCTTTCGTGCAGAACCCCGACCTGCAGTTCCCCGCCAACCCGCTTGTGCAGACAGTCGCGCGCGCGGTGGGCGCCGAGAACGTGCAGGTGATCGATGCCGGCAGCCTGGCGCTTGCGCTGTGCGGCGACTCCATCGCCACCAACCTGTTCATGCTCGGGGCCGCGTGGCAGCGCGGCATGATCCCGGTGAGCGCAGAGGCGATCGAGCGGGCGATCGAGCTCAACGGCGCGGCCGTGAAGATGAACATCGCGGCCTTCCGCTGGGGCCGTCGCCATGCGGTCCATCCCGAGGACGTGGTGAACCATGCGTTTGCCGGGAAACCGCGGGGGAGCGGCAAGGCGGTGAGCCTCGCGCCGCAGTCGCTCGACGCCCTGGTCGACCGTCGCAGCCAGATGCTCACCGAGTACCAGAACGCCGCCTACGCCCGGCGCTACCGCGTGCTGGTGGACGAGGTGCGAGCAGCCGAGGCGCGCATTTTGCCGGGAAGCGACGCGCTGGCCAGGGCGGTCGCGCAGGGATTCCACAAGGTGATGGCCTACAAGGACGAGTATGAAGTGGCACGCCTGCATGCCTCGCCGGCGTTTGCCGAGCAGCTCAAGGCCCAATTCGAGGACGGCCACAGGCTCACCTTCCACCTGGCGCCTCCCGGCATGTCGCGGATCGACCAGCGCACGGGGCGACCCGCCAAGAGCGAATGGGGTGGGTGGATGATGCATGGCTTCCGGCTGCTTGCGCGGCTCAAGGGGTTGAGGGGAACGGCCTTCGACGTGTTCGGCAGGACAGAGGAGCGCCGGCACGAACGCGCACTGGTGGACAGCTACGAGGCCATGATCCGCCAGATGGTGGCCGGGTTGCGGGCCGACCAGCACGCATTGGCGCTCCAGATCGCGCAGGCGGTGATGAAGGTACGCGGCTTCGGCCCCGTGAAGGAAGCCCATCGCGTGGCTTACGAGAAGGAAGTGGCGATGCTGCTCGAGCGCCTTCGCCACCCGCTGCCGGGCACGCAACGGGCTGCGGCCTGA
- a CDS encoding ABC transporter ATP-binding protein produces MPSPLLELGHVSKSFGGNHVLQDVNFTIAKGEIVGLLGPNGSGKSTLLNLVTGFGAIDGGRVTFDGQNIGTLPAHRIVSAGIGRTFQLPSMPRKMSVMEVAMAASTSHHGVLSTIFGSAGARRAEAAAHAKATVLLEQLLLTHVRDLPSSALSGGQKKLLGIVCALMSDPRLLMLDEPTAGVHPNLRRDIVQSLQKLNRQGMTLVIVEHDMHFIREVCTRCIVLDRGRIVASCQPDELASNEHVVQAYLGSVDKREPAEAA; encoded by the coding sequence ATGCCGTCCCCCTTGCTTGAACTGGGGCATGTCTCCAAGTCGTTCGGTGGCAACCATGTGCTGCAGGACGTGAATTTCACCATCGCGAAAGGCGAGATCGTCGGCCTGCTGGGCCCCAACGGCTCGGGCAAGAGCACTCTGCTGAACCTGGTGACGGGTTTCGGAGCCATCGATGGGGGGCGGGTCACGTTCGACGGCCAGAACATCGGCACGCTGCCCGCGCACCGCATCGTCAGTGCAGGCATCGGTCGCACATTCCAGTTGCCGTCCATGCCCAGGAAGATGTCGGTGATGGAGGTGGCCATGGCAGCCTCCACGTCCCACCACGGCGTGCTGTCCACCATCTTCGGCTCGGCCGGCGCACGCCGGGCCGAGGCTGCCGCCCACGCCAAGGCGACGGTGCTGCTGGAGCAGTTGCTGCTCACGCATGTGCGCGACCTCCCCTCATCCGCGCTGTCGGGTGGCCAGAAGAAGCTGCTGGGCATCGTCTGCGCATTGATGAGCGATCCACGCCTGTTGATGCTGGACGAGCCCACGGCAGGAGTGCACCCCAACCTGCGGCGCGACATCGTCCAGTCGCTACAGAAGCTCAACCGGCAGGGCATGACCCTGGTGATCGTCGAACACGACATGCACTTCATCCGCGAGGTCTGCACACGCTGCATCGTGCTCGATCGCGGCCGCATCGTCGCGAGCTGCCAACCCGATGAACTGGCGTCCAACGAACACGTCGTACAGGCCTACCTGGGAAGCGTGGACAAGCGCGAACCCGCCGAAGCGGCTTGA
- a CDS encoding glutathione S-transferase, producing the protein MTSALPVLYSFRRCPYAIRARLALAYSGFACELREIKLRDKPQSLLQVSPKATVPVLVLADGRVIEQSLDIMLHALQGRDADGWLQPTDGTQQAMLALIERNDRHFKPALDRSKYPDRHGSDEVAEAARIADEWLGSLDEQLAATGYLLGVNPGLADMALRPFVRQFAHIDKDAWARKPWPHLQAWLQRWMDSALYAEVMETYPVWVPGTTGPTVFDGSAQSTRPAV; encoded by the coding sequence ATGACGTCCGCCCTGCCTGTTCTCTATTCTTTCCGCCGCTGCCCCTACGCGATACGCGCCAGACTCGCACTCGCCTATAGCGGCTTCGCCTGCGAGCTTCGGGAAATCAAGCTGCGCGACAAGCCGCAGTCCCTGTTGCAGGTCTCGCCCAAGGCGACCGTTCCCGTTCTGGTGCTGGCCGATGGCCGCGTCATCGAGCAAAGCCTGGACATCATGCTGCACGCATTGCAGGGCCGTGACGCCGATGGTTGGCTGCAACCGACTGATGGTACGCAGCAGGCCATGCTTGCACTCATCGAGCGCAACGACCGGCATTTCAAGCCGGCGCTCGACCGCAGCAAGTACCCCGATCGCCATGGCAGCGATGAAGTCGCGGAAGCCGCGCGGATCGCAGACGAGTGGCTGGGCTCCCTCGACGAACAGCTCGCGGCCACGGGCTATCTCCTGGGTGTCAACCCGGGCCTGGCCGACATGGCCCTGCGTCCTTTCGTGCGCCAGTTCGCGCACATCGACAAGGACGCCTGGGCCCGCAAGCCATGGCCACACTTGCAGGCCTGGCTGCAACGCTGGATGGACTCGGCGCTGTACGCCGAGGTGATGGAGACCTACCCGGTATGGGTTCCCGGAACCACCGGGCCAACGGTATTCGATGGCTCGGCTCAGTCCACGCGCCCTGCGGTCTAA
- a CDS encoding branched-chain amino acid ABC transporter permease, with amino-acid sequence MFDFLVSSLTIAGIYALMALGLNLQAGYAGLLNFGHIAFAGLGAYAAGIGFGLGWGVLPSLAMGIAAAMLLGLFIASIGRKLAADYWGIATLAVAEILRTIATNEGWLTGGANGISAIPALFDGLARPWDSVAFLALVAAILAACAVVCSRLGNGRFGRALRLMREEPQLATCMGYDLRSLKTRAIMSGAAIAALGGFLYAHYMSFAGPEYMLASETFLLWTMLMIGGLGNTAGVLVGVVVVQAAYVFVPFIKDWLSLSSDVSGAIRLGLIGTILLLCLMWRSEGLVPEKLRKMP; translated from the coding sequence GTGTTTGATTTCCTCGTTTCTTCACTGACGATCGCCGGCATCTACGCGCTCATGGCGCTGGGCCTGAACCTCCAGGCAGGCTACGCGGGACTGCTCAATTTCGGGCACATTGCCTTCGCGGGCCTCGGCGCCTATGCCGCAGGCATCGGTTTCGGCCTGGGCTGGGGGGTTCTTCCCAGCCTGGCCATGGGCATCGCAGCGGCCATGCTGCTGGGCCTGTTCATTGCCAGCATCGGGCGCAAACTCGCTGCCGACTACTGGGGCATCGCCACGCTCGCGGTCGCGGAGATCCTGCGCACGATCGCCACCAACGAAGGCTGGCTGACCGGCGGTGCGAACGGCATCAGTGCGATTCCCGCGCTGTTCGACGGGCTCGCCCGCCCCTGGGACAGCGTGGCATTCCTCGCACTCGTGGCAGCAATCCTCGCCGCCTGCGCCGTGGTGTGTTCGCGCCTCGGCAACGGCCGCTTCGGCAGGGCACTGCGCCTGATGCGGGAGGAGCCGCAGCTCGCCACCTGCATGGGCTACGACCTGCGCTCGCTGAAGACCCGCGCCATCATGAGCGGCGCCGCCATCGCGGCGCTGGGGGGCTTCCTGTACGCGCACTACATGAGCTTTGCCGGGCCTGAGTACATGCTGGCCTCGGAGACCTTTCTTCTCTGGACCATGTTGATGATTGGCGGCCTTGGAAACACGGCCGGCGTGCTGGTAGGCGTGGTCGTGGTGCAGGCCGCCTATGTGTTCGTTCCCTTCATCAAGGATTGGCTGAGCCTGTCTTCCGACGTGTCCGGCGCGATCCGCCTGGGCCTGATCGGCACCATCCTGCTCCTCTGCCTGATGTGGCGCAGTGAAGGCCTTGTCCCTGAAAAACTGAGGAAGATGCCGTGA